The following are encoded together in the Balaenoptera acutorostrata chromosome 9, mBalAcu1.1, whole genome shotgun sequence genome:
- the SLC22A8 gene encoding organic anion transporter 3 isoform X3 has product MAQSIFMAGILIGGLVLGDLSDRFGRKPILTCSYLLLAASGSGAAFSPTLPIYSVFRFLCGCGISGITLSTTILSEPQGEGTGTRSLGSTSLKPRVWLSHRHRVTLVKQGAAPLGTPEAPSEHNNKHNSSSFNTEDLPRAWHLPGVEWVSTRMRAVKSISLGYFYTSGQFILPGLAYAIPQWRWLQLTVSIPFFAFFLLSWWLPESIRWMILSGRSSKALKTFRQVAAFNGKKEEGEKLSLEEIKLNLQKEITLAKAKHSIADLFRTPILRRVTFCLSLAWFSTGFAYYSLAMGVEEFGVNLYVLQLIFGGVDVPAKFITMVSISYLGRHTTEAVVLLLAGGCILSLIFVPSDLLTLRTVLAVFGKGCLSSSFSCLFLYTSELYPTVIRQTGMGINNLWTRVGSMTAPLVKITGELKPFIPNVIFGTIALLGGSAALFLPETLNRPLPETVEDLENWSLQAKEPKQEPEAENTSQRISLQPCELGLGPN; this is encoded by the exons ATGGCCCAGTCTATCTTCATGGCGGGCATACTGATTGGGGGGCTCGTGCTGGGAGACCTGTCGGACAG GTTTGGCCGCAAGCCCATCCTGACCTGCAGCTACCTGCTGCTGGCAGCCAGCGGCTCAGGCGCAgctttcagccccaccctccccatctaCAGTGTCTTCCGCTTCCTGTGTGGCTGCGGCATCTCAGGCATCACCCTGAGCACCACGATCTTGAGTGAGCCACAGGGGGAGGGGACGGGGACCAGGAGTTTGGGGAGCACCAGCCTGAAGCCAAGAGTGTGGCTCAGCCACAGGCACCGGGTGACCCTGGTCAAGCAAGGCGCTGCCCCTCTCGGAACCCCAGAGGCCCCCTCTGAACATAACAACAAGCATAATAGCAGCAGCTTCAATACTGAGGACCTACCCCGGGCCTGGCATCTGCCAG GTGTCGAGTGGGTGTCCACCCGGATGCGGGCCGTCAAGTCGATTTCACTCGGTTACTTCTACACCAGTGGCCAGTTCATTCTGCCTGGTCTGGCCTACGCCATCCCCCAGTGGCGCTGGCTCCAGTTAACCGTGTCCATTCCCTTCTTCGCCTTCTTCCTGTTGTCCTG GTGGCTGCCAGAGTCCATACGTTGGATGATCCTGTCTGGAAGGTCCTCCAAGGCCCTGAAGACATTCCGGCAGGTGGCGGCCTTCAATggcaagaaggaggaaggagaaaaactcAGCCTGGAG GAGATCAAACTCAACCTGCAGAAGGAGATCACCCTGGCCAAGGCCAAGCACAGCATAGCTGACCTGTTCCGGACACCCATCCTGCGCCGTGTGACCTTCTGTCTTTCCCTGGCCTG GTTTTCCACCGGTTTTGCCTACTATAGTTTGGCTATGGGTGTGGAGGAATTCGGCGTCAACCTCTATGTTCTCCAGCTCATCTTTGGTGGGGTTGACGTCCCAGCCAAGTTCATCACTATGGTCTCCATAAGCTATCTGGGCCGGCACACCACGGAGGCCGTTGTTCTACTCCTGGCAGGAGGCTGCATCCTGTCTCTCATCTTTGTGCCTTCGG ACTTGTTGACCCTGAGGACAGTACTGGCTGTGTTTGGGAAGGGATGCTTGTCCAGCTCCTTCAGCTGCCTCTTCCTCTACACGAGCGAGCTATACCCCACAGTCATCCG GCAAACAGGTATGGGCATAAATAACCTGTGGACCCGCGTGGGAAGCATGACGGCCCCACTGGTGAAAATCACCGGGGAGCTGAAGCCCTTCATCCCCAATGTCATCTTTGGGACCATCGCCCTCCTGGGAGGCAGTGCAGCCCTCTTCCTGCCTGAGACGCTCAATCGGCCCTTGCCAGAGACCGTTGAAGACTTAGAAAACTG GTCCCTGCAGGCAAAGGAACCAAAGCAGGAGCCAGAAGCGGAAAACACATCCCAGAGGATCTCTCTGCAGCCTTGTGAACTGGGCCTGGGCCCCAACTGA
- the SLC22A6 gene encoding solute carrier family 22 member 6 isoform X2 yields MAFNDLLLQVGGAGRFQQIQVTLVVLPLLLMASHNTLQNFTAAVPTHHCRPPADTNLSKDGELDAWLPRDGQGRPESCLRFTSPQRGPPFPNGTETNSTGATEPCTHGWIYDNSTFPSTIVMEWDLVCSRRALRQLAQSLYMVGVLLGAMIFGHLADRLGRRKVLILNYLQTAVSGTCAAFAPNFPVYCAFRLLSGMSLAGISLNCMTLNVEWTPTHTRACVGTLIGYVYSLGQFLLAGVAYAVPHWRYLQLLVSVPFFAFFIYSWFFIESARWYSSSGRLDLTLKALQRVAWINGKREEGASLSMEVLRASLQKELTLGKGQASAMELLRCPALRRLFLCLSMLWFATSFAYYGLVMDLQGFGVSIYLIQVIFGAVDLPAKLVGFLVINSMGRRPAQMASLLLAGICILINGVVPQDQSIVRTSLAVLGKGCLAASFNCIFLYTGELYPTVIRQTGLGMGSTLARVGSIVSPLVSMTAEIYPSVPLFIYGAVPVAASAATALLPETLGQPLPDTVQDVENRRRGKRRQQRQERKQMVPLQASAQAKDGL; encoded by the exons ATGGCCTTCAATGACCTCCTGCTGCAGGTGGGGGGCGCCGGCCGCTTCCAGCAGATCCAGGTCACTCTGGTGGTCCTCCCCCTGCTCCTGATGGCCTCCCACAACACTCTGCAGAACTTCACCGCCGCTGTCCCCACCCACCACTGCCGCCCGCCTGCCGACACCAACCTCAGCAAGGACGGGGAGCTGGACGCCTGGCTGCCCCGGGACGGGCAGGGGCGGCCCGAGTCCTGCCTCCGCTTCACCTCCCCCCAGCGGGGGCCGCCCTTTCCCAATGGCACAGAGACCAACAGCACGGGGGCCACAGAGCCCTGCACCCACGGCTGGATCTATGACAATAGCACGTTCCCTTCCACCATCGTGATGGAG tGGGACCTCGTGTGTTCTCGTAGGGCCTTACGCCAGCTGGCTCAGTCCTTGTACATGGTAGGGGTGCTTCTCGGAGCCATGATATTCGGGCACCTGGCAGACAG GCTGGGCCGCCGGAAGGTGCTGATCTTGAACTACCTGCAGACGGCTGTGTCAGGAACCTGCGCCGCCTTTGCTCCCAACTTCCCCGTCTACTGTGCCTTCCGGCTCCTCTCGGGCATGTCGCTGGCTGGCATTTCCCTCAACTGCATGACACTGA ATGTGGAGTGGACACCCACCCACACGCGGGCCTGCGTGGGCACCCTGATCGGCTATGTCTACAGCCTGGGCCAGTTTCTCCTGGCCGGTGTGGCCTATGCCGTTCCCCACTGGCGCTACCTGCAGCTGCTGGTCTCCGTGCCCTTTTTTGCCTTCTTCATCTACTCCTG GTTCTTCATCGAGTCGGCCCGCTGGTACTCCTCCTCTGGGAGGCTGGACCTCACCCTGAAGGCCCTGCAAAGAGTGGCCTGGATCAATGGGAAGCGGGAAGAGGGGGCCAGTCTAAGTATGGAG GTGCTCCGGGCCAGTCTGCAGAAGGAGCTGACCCTGGGCAAGGGCCAGGCCTCGGCCATGGAGCTGCTGCGCTGTCCTGCCCTTCGCCgcctcttcctctgcctctccaTGCTGTG GTTTGCCACTAGCTTTGCCTACTATGGGCTGGTCATGGACCTGCAGGGTTTTGGGGTCAGCATCTACCTAATCCAGGTGATCTTTGGTGCTGTGGACCTGCCTGCCAAGCTTGTGGGCTTCCTTGTCATCAACTCTATGGGCCGCCGGCCTGCCCAGATGGCCTCACTGCTGCTGGCAGGCATCTGCATCCTGATCAATGGGGTGGTACCCCAGG ATCAGTCCATTGTCCGAACCTCCCTGGCTGTGCTGGGGAAGGGCTGCCTGGCCGCCTCCTTCAACTGCATCTTCCTGTACACTGGGGAGCTGTACCCCACAGTGATCCG GCAGACAGGCTTGGGAATGGGCAGCACTCTGGCCCGAGTGGGCAGCATTGTGAGCCCACTGGTGAGCATGACCGCCGAGATCTACCCCTCCGTGCCTCTCTTTATCTACGGCGCTGTCCCCGTGGCCGCCAGCGCTGCCACTGCCCTCCTGCCGGAGACCCTGGGCCAGCCACTGCCAGACACGGTGCAGGACGTGGAAAACAG gaggagagggaagaggaggcagcAGCGACAGGAGCGAAAGCAGATGGTCCCGCTCCAGGCCTCAGCACAAGCGAAGGACGGACTCTGA
- the SLC22A6 gene encoding solute carrier family 22 member 6 isoform X1 produces MAFNDLLLQVGGAGRFQQIQVTLVVLPLLLMASHNTLQNFTAAVPTHHCRPPADTNLSKDGELDAWLPRDGQGRPESCLRFTSPQRGPPFPNGTETNSTGATEPCTHGWIYDNSTFPSTIVMEWDLVCSRRALRQLAQSLYMVGVLLGAMIFGHLADRLGRRKVLILNYLQTAVSGTCAAFAPNFPVYCAFRLLSGMSLAGISLNCMTLNVEWTPTHTRACVGTLIGYVYSLGQFLLAGVAYAVPHWRYLQLLVSVPFFAFFIYSWFFIESARWYSSSGRLDLTLKALQRVAWINGKREEGASLSMEQVLRASLQKELTLGKGQASAMELLRCPALRRLFLCLSMLWFATSFAYYGLVMDLQGFGVSIYLIQVIFGAVDLPAKLVGFLVINSMGRRPAQMASLLLAGICILINGVVPQDQSIVRTSLAVLGKGCLAASFNCIFLYTGELYPTVIRQTGLGMGSTLARVGSIVSPLVSMTAEIYPSVPLFIYGAVPVAASAATALLPETLGQPLPDTVQDVENRRRGKRRQQRQERKQMVPLQASAQAKDGL; encoded by the exons ATGGCCTTCAATGACCTCCTGCTGCAGGTGGGGGGCGCCGGCCGCTTCCAGCAGATCCAGGTCACTCTGGTGGTCCTCCCCCTGCTCCTGATGGCCTCCCACAACACTCTGCAGAACTTCACCGCCGCTGTCCCCACCCACCACTGCCGCCCGCCTGCCGACACCAACCTCAGCAAGGACGGGGAGCTGGACGCCTGGCTGCCCCGGGACGGGCAGGGGCGGCCCGAGTCCTGCCTCCGCTTCACCTCCCCCCAGCGGGGGCCGCCCTTTCCCAATGGCACAGAGACCAACAGCACGGGGGCCACAGAGCCCTGCACCCACGGCTGGATCTATGACAATAGCACGTTCCCTTCCACCATCGTGATGGAG tGGGACCTCGTGTGTTCTCGTAGGGCCTTACGCCAGCTGGCTCAGTCCTTGTACATGGTAGGGGTGCTTCTCGGAGCCATGATATTCGGGCACCTGGCAGACAG GCTGGGCCGCCGGAAGGTGCTGATCTTGAACTACCTGCAGACGGCTGTGTCAGGAACCTGCGCCGCCTTTGCTCCCAACTTCCCCGTCTACTGTGCCTTCCGGCTCCTCTCGGGCATGTCGCTGGCTGGCATTTCCCTCAACTGCATGACACTGA ATGTGGAGTGGACACCCACCCACACGCGGGCCTGCGTGGGCACCCTGATCGGCTATGTCTACAGCCTGGGCCAGTTTCTCCTGGCCGGTGTGGCCTATGCCGTTCCCCACTGGCGCTACCTGCAGCTGCTGGTCTCCGTGCCCTTTTTTGCCTTCTTCATCTACTCCTG GTTCTTCATCGAGTCGGCCCGCTGGTACTCCTCCTCTGGGAGGCTGGACCTCACCCTGAAGGCCCTGCAAAGAGTGGCCTGGATCAATGGGAAGCGGGAAGAGGGGGCCAGTCTAAGTATGGAG CAGGTGCTCCGGGCCAGTCTGCAGAAGGAGCTGACCCTGGGCAAGGGCCAGGCCTCGGCCATGGAGCTGCTGCGCTGTCCTGCCCTTCGCCgcctcttcctctgcctctccaTGCTGTG GTTTGCCACTAGCTTTGCCTACTATGGGCTGGTCATGGACCTGCAGGGTTTTGGGGTCAGCATCTACCTAATCCAGGTGATCTTTGGTGCTGTGGACCTGCCTGCCAAGCTTGTGGGCTTCCTTGTCATCAACTCTATGGGCCGCCGGCCTGCCCAGATGGCCTCACTGCTGCTGGCAGGCATCTGCATCCTGATCAATGGGGTGGTACCCCAGG ATCAGTCCATTGTCCGAACCTCCCTGGCTGTGCTGGGGAAGGGCTGCCTGGCCGCCTCCTTCAACTGCATCTTCCTGTACACTGGGGAGCTGTACCCCACAGTGATCCG GCAGACAGGCTTGGGAATGGGCAGCACTCTGGCCCGAGTGGGCAGCATTGTGAGCCCACTGGTGAGCATGACCGCCGAGATCTACCCCTCCGTGCCTCTCTTTATCTACGGCGCTGTCCCCGTGGCCGCCAGCGCTGCCACTGCCCTCCTGCCGGAGACCCTGGGCCAGCCACTGCCAGACACGGTGCAGGACGTGGAAAACAG gaggagagggaagaggaggcagcAGCGACAGGAGCGAAAGCAGATGGTCCCGCTCCAGGCCTCAGCACAAGCGAAGGACGGACTCTGA